The genomic DNA CTGTTGCCAGCTAGTATCGCTGAGCTGGCGGCCAAAGTCGGGGCGCTGTAAATACACCATGCGATCGGCGGCTTTAGTATTCAGCACTATCGGCTGCTCGCTAACCAGCTGTTGGATAATGCCGGACTGTTGCAGCTGCGCCACTAGGCTGGTTAAATCCAGTGCTTTATGCACCGCGTCGATGGCGCGGGCATGATCGAGCTGAAAATCTAAAAGCTGCTTGGTGGGCACGCTGTTGCCACTGCGCCCCAAGGCGATACGCGCCGAGGTAAATTTTTTCAAAGATTGCCACGGGCTTTCGGTGACTAGCTCTGAGTGCTGAGCCATAGCTTGTTTCGGGGCTTTAGTCATAAGGCTAGTGCTCCAGTTTGGCCAGTGAGGCACTAAAGGCTTTAGCGATGCTAGGGTTGAGTTTTACTTGATCTAAGTCGGAGAAGATTTCCATTTTGCTTAGCCAAGCTTCAAATTCAGGCGCGGGTTTCAAACCCAATGCCTGACGCGCATAGAGAGCATCGTGAAAGGAAGTGGTTTGATAATTAAGCATGATGTCGTCGGAGCCGGGAATGCCCATAATGAAGGTGCAGCCTGCTACGCCTAATAGGGTCAGCAAGTTGTCCATGTCGTTTTGATCGGCGTAGGCATGGTTGGTATAACAAATATCGCAGCCCATGGGCACGCCAAGTAGTTTGCCACAAAAATGGTCTTCTAAACCGGCGCGAATAATTTGTTTGCCGTCGAACAAATATTCGGGGCCAATAAAGCCCACCACGGTATTTACCAGTAAGGGCGAAAATTGCCGCGCTACCGCATAGGCGCGAGCCTCACAGGTCTGTTGGTCAACCCCCCCATGAGCATCGGCTGACAGCGCCGAGCCTTGGCCTGTTTCAAAATACATCACGTTGTTGCCCACGGTGCCGCGCTTCAACGACAGCGCGGCTTGCTGGGCTTGGCCTAAAATATCCAGATTGATGCCAAAGGTTTCGTTGGTGCCTTGAGTGCCGCCAATCGACTGAAATACTAAATCCACCGGCGCACCCTGCTCGATGGCCTCGATGGTATTGGTGACGTGGGTGAGTACGCAGGACTGGGTAGGGATTTGATAACGCTGAATCACTTCGTCCATTAAGTTCAGCAATTTAGTCGCTTGGCCCACATTGTCGGCAGCAGGGTTAATACCAATCACCGCGTCGCCGTTTCCATACATTAAGCCATCAAAAATACTGGCGGCGATGCCATTTACCGAGTCGGTGGGGTGGTTGGGTTGTAAGCGTGTAGAGAGCCGCCCCTTCAAGCCAATGGTATCGCGAAAGGCGCTAATCACTTCACATTTTTGAGCCACTAGAATGAGATCTTGGTTGCGCATGATTTTACTCACCGCCGCCACCATTTCAGGGGTGAGTCCGGGGCGCAGCTGGCGCAGGGTTTCGCTGTCGGCCTGATAACTAAGTAGCCAGTTGCGTAGGTCGCCCACTGTCATATGTGAGATGGGAGCAAAGGCTTGGCTATCGTGAGTATCGATGATCAGTCGAGTAATCTCATCACTCTCGTAGGGAATGAGTGCTTCGTTTAAGAAGGTTTTTAGGGGGACTTCGGCTAAGGTCATTTGGGCGATAACGCGCTGCTCGGCAGTTTCGGCACAAATGCCAGCGAGGGCATCACCAGAGCGAGCGGGGGTGGCCTTGGCCATTAATTCCGCTAGAGAGGCAAATTGGTAAACCTTGTCTCCTTGTTGCCAGCGGTAGGGTGCACTCATAGCTTTCCTTGTTTAGTGTTCTGGTAAGTCACAACAGCGGCCGTAGCCGCTGTTGTTGCTAAGGCCTTGTTAGCTATAGCGGTAAGGGCGACCCGCTTTCACCATGTCAGCATTGTATTTCTTGAAGATTTCCACCACCTTCGCCTTGGTGGGCGACTCTTTGGCGATTTCATCCCAGAATTTTT from Agarivorans gilvus includes the following:
- a CDS encoding ethanolamine ammonia-lyase subunit EutB, giving the protein MSAPYRWQQGDKVYQFASLAELMAKATPARSGDALAGICAETAEQRVIAQMTLAEVPLKTFLNEALIPYESDEITRLIIDTHDSQAFAPISHMTVGDLRNWLLSYQADSETLRQLRPGLTPEMVAAVSKIMRNQDLILVAQKCEVISAFRDTIGLKGRLSTRLQPNHPTDSVNGIAASIFDGLMYGNGDAVIGINPAADNVGQATKLLNLMDEVIQRYQIPTQSCVLTHVTNTIEAIEQGAPVDLVFQSIGGTQGTNETFGINLDILGQAQQAALSLKRGTVGNNVMYFETGQGSALSADAHGGVDQQTCEARAYAVARQFSPLLVNTVVGFIGPEYLFDGKQIIRAGLEDHFCGKLLGVPMGCDICYTNHAYADQNDMDNLLTLLGVAGCTFIMGIPGSDDIMLNYQTTSFHDALYARQALGLKPAPEFEAWLSKMEIFSDLDQVKLNPSIAKAFSASLAKLEH